The Verrucomicrobium spinosum DSM 4136 = JCM 18804 DNA segment ATCGCCCGAGGAGAAGATCATGTAAGCAATGGCCACTGCAGGCAGCAGCGGGACCATGAGCATGAGCGCCGGATAGTGGCGTCGGCCATACGCTGTATTGCTGGTGAACATGAGCCCGATCTCCAGCAGGGCCACGGCACTCCGAATAATGAAGAAGTGATGCCAGAGATGCGGGTAGGTAAAGTGGTCCAGGGTGGACGCACCCATCATCAAGACCATGGCGATCCACGCCAGGGTCTTGACGTTCTTAAGCGTTACCTTCTGGTTTTCCTCCTGCCAACGGGCTTCCCATGCGGGTCGCATCGTTTCCCCATTGGGCTTCGTGGGCGTGGCGATGTCACTCAAGGTTGGGCTCGGGTGGCACCATGGCCCTTTCAGGAGGGACGTGGCGCGGTTGTGGTCTGACGATCATCAGGGATGATTGGAGCGTCAACCGGTTTACGCATGGTAAGGAAAATCTCCACACCATCTGGGGAGTACATCGTCTGGCTTACGGCACCATAGGATTCGTCCACAGCGAGTGACGCGACGGTTGGTTCGTCGCGATAGATGAGCCGCCAGTCGAGGACATAGTCCATGAAGCCCTTGATGGGGTTGGACGGGGCAAAGTTGCTGGCCACGATGACTGCACCAGGAGCGGCCATGTGCCAGAAGATCTCCAGCAGGCGCTTGCACACCCGATCGGAAAGGTAATCGAAGAGCCCTGCGCAGTAGATCACGTCATAGTGGCCCCGCTGGAGGAACCCGGACCGCAGCAGGCGGGGCTGGGTGACCAAACGGCTCCCGTGGGCGAGCATCTGGTGAACGGAGAACTCGCGCACATTGACGTTCACATGACGATTGCCATCCGTCATTGCGGCTTCAATCTTGCTCTGGGCGTGGCGGATGGTGTCAGGATTGAAGTCGAGCAGGGTGAACTCCGTCTGTTCGCTCAAGGGATCGTGGCGGACAAAGTGCTGAGTCTCGCGGGCAGCGCCGCAGCCCAAGCTCAGTACGCGAGTGGGACGCGCTGAGCCGGTGGAAACGCGGGTGACCTCGCGACGGAGCACTCCCACAAGGTGGGCCACGCGGTGGCGATAGGCGTCACCAGCCGGGCTGCGGATGACCCATGCGTTGATCATCTTGGCGAAGAGAGACTTGCCCTCGAAAGGATCGTCCAGCATGCGGTTCATCACCCCAAAGTCACCGGGATAGCCGAGGGGCTTGGTGAAGCAGCGGTGAACGAAGGGCGCGCAGAGCATGATGGGGTGGAGACTGGCCCGCACGTACTCAGCGTGCAGGCTCATCAACTCTTCCGATACAGATCCAGCTTGGGCCTCGAAGGCCTCAAAAGCACGATTCATCGCGGGTGTGAGGACCCGGAGCAGGCGCTCCAGCGTCTCCCTGCTGACGGTGTGGCCATGGCCGGTGGTGTGATGCCAGGAAAGTTCCAGACCGTCCAGCCAGCCTGACAGCTCCCCAAGGAAGGCAGTGGCGTCTGCCACGGCGAGGCGGAACTCCGCGGAGATGTTCCGCGTGGCGCGCCAACGGTCGATGAACCCTTGGGCGGCTTCATCCAGCGCTTGGGGTTGGAAGGCCTGCGGGGTGAGGCCGCTCTTGATCCAGTCTCCGTGGAGGTCGATTTCACCCACGCGATTCGATCCAGTAGAAATGACGCTATTGAGCTTGCCCGGGCCGTCATAGGCCAGCTGTTCGCCCACCCACACTTGCACGGACTTCAGGGACAGACCTGATTCTAGCTCCTGGGTGGGATCGTAGAGCTCGACCTGCACGAGATGACGGCTCAAACGCAGGACCTTGGCCTCAATGCGCTGGCCTGATTCCAGATTGAGCACCATCCGGTTCTCCGCGTGGACGGTGGGATTGCCGCCACGCCAGAGGTCCACCAGCTCATGCTGGCGGCGGGTGAAGTGGGGAGTGGGATCCAGGGTGGCCAGCTGATGACGGGGCTGGTGGGAGTAGTCGGCAATCTGAATATTGCGGCTGACGACGCTGATCAAATCATTCAGCTCGAAAGGTTTGAGCATGTATTCCACGGCACCCAGGCGAATTGCTTTGCGGGCTATTTCGAGGTCGGCATGGCCGGTAAGGATGACGACCGGCAGTCCGGGGTAGAGCTCCCTCAGCTTCTTCAGCCCCTCTATGCCATTGGTCTGAGGCATTTGGTAGTCCAGAATGACGGTGGCTGGTGGAGTGCGGCGGGCCTCGGCGAGCGCCTCGTCCACGGAGGCGACGGCGCACACCCGGCAGGTGCCTGTAAGGGCCTTGCTCAGAAGGTCACGGTGAGATTTCTCGTCGTCCACCACCAGAACAAGGCTGGAGGCTGGAGTGGATAACCCGCTTTTGGCGGCCAGAGGCTCGTGTTGAGGCTGGATTCTCATGGCGGTGCTGGATGCTTCGATAAAAGAACCACAATCGAAATAATTTAGCAAACCTTATATTCTAGTTTTCCTGAATACTTATATATATAAACTATACGGATTAATTAGCTAACTATAGCCAGTCAGATCCACGCACATTCCGCTCGCCAGGAACCCGGCTGATTGCATGGTGAAGGCTCAATGAAAATTGGCCTTGCCCAGATCAACACGACCGTTGGCGACTTTTCGGGGAACTCCGCGCTCATTCTGAAGGCCTACCGCGAGGCGGTGGCTCAAGGAGCGCAACTGGTGATCACGCCCGAACTGGCGATGACGGGGTACCCCCCGCGGGACTTGGTGCATCGCTCCCGGTTTGTGCCGGGTAATATTGAGGCGCTACGTCAGTTGGCAGGGGCGGTGGGCGCGGTGCCCCTCATTGTGGGCTTTGTAGATGTGAACGAAGGGGCGGGGAAGCCCTTCCGGAACGCGGCTGCTGTTTTGCAGGCTGGGCGGATCCATCAGGTGGTGGCCAAGACGCTCCTGCCCACCTACGATGTCTTTGATGAAGACCGCTATTTCGAACCCGAGGAGAATCTGGTGCCGGTGGTCATCGAAGGAATCCGGGTAGGGGTGACCATCTGCGAAGACATCTGGACGGACGATTACCTGCCGCGCCGTCTCTACGATGTGGAGCCGCCGATCGAGCTGGCCAAGCAAGGGGTGGATTTG contains these protein-coding regions:
- a CDS encoding response regulator, whose product is MRIQPQHEPLAAKSGLSTPASSLVLVVDDEKSHRDLLSKALTGTCRVCAVASVDEALAEARRTPPATVILDYQMPQTNGIEGLKKLRELYPGLPVVILTGHADLEIARKAIRLGAVEYMLKPFELNDLISVVSRNIQIADYSHQPRHQLATLDPTPHFTRRQHELVDLWRGGNPTVHAENRMVLNLESGQRIEAKVLRLSRHLVQVELYDPTQELESGLSLKSVQVWVGEQLAYDGPGKLNSVISTGSNRVGEIDLHGDWIKSGLTPQAFQPQALDEAAQGFIDRWRATRNISAEFRLAVADATAFLGELSGWLDGLELSWHHTTGHGHTVSRETLERLLRVLTPAMNRAFEAFEAQAGSVSEELMSLHAEYVRASLHPIMLCAPFVHRCFTKPLGYPGDFGVMNRMLDDPFEGKSLFAKMINAWVIRSPAGDAYRHRVAHLVGVLRREVTRVSTGSARPTRVLSLGCGAARETQHFVRHDPLSEQTEFTLLDFNPDTIRHAQSKIEAAMTDGNRHVNVNVREFSVHQMLAHGSRLVTQPRLLRSGFLQRGHYDVIYCAGLFDYLSDRVCKRLLEIFWHMAAPGAVIVASNFAPSNPIKGFMDYVLDWRLIYRDEPTVASLAVDESYGAVSQTMYSPDGVEIFLTMRKPVDAPIIPDDRQTTTAPRPS